A single genomic interval of Pseudostreptobacillus hongkongensis harbors:
- the der gene encoding ribosome biogenesis GTPase Der: protein MIVAIVGRPNVGKSTLFNKLIGDRLSIVKNEEGVTRDRLYRETEWSGKKFMLVDTGGLEPRSNDFIMQKIKDQARVAIDEADVIIFLVDGKAGITAIDEDIASVLRKVNKKVIVAVNKIDNYVKEKDAIFEFYALGFEDVVPISAEHKVNLGDLLDLAVEKFPVDDREIDEDTLAIAVLGRPNAGKSSFVNKILNKERSIVSDIAGTTRDSIDSSFMYKEQKYTIIDTAGIRRKSKVEDDIEYYSVLRAIKAIERANVCVLMLDATELLTEQDKRIAGLIYEEKKPMIIAINKWDLIEKDNKTVKEFTDLVKADMPFLDYVPVVTMSALTGKRAINIVDMVKEINEEYNKKISTGVLNQVLEEIMAKNPVPTRKGRAVKINYATQVGQAPPKFVFFSNNPDLIHFSYQRYIENNLREYFGFEGCPIEIIFNKKS from the coding sequence TTGATAGTTGCAATAGTTGGTAGACCGAACGTAGGTAAATCTACTTTATTTAATAAATTGATAGGAGATAGATTATCTATAGTAAAAAATGAAGAAGGTGTAACAAGAGATAGACTTTATCGTGAAACTGAATGGTCTGGGAAAAAATTTATGTTAGTTGATACTGGTGGACTTGAACCACGTAGTAATGACTTCATAATGCAAAAAATTAAAGATCAGGCAAGAGTTGCTATAGATGAAGCAGATGTAATAATATTCTTAGTTGATGGAAAAGCAGGTATAACAGCTATAGATGAAGATATAGCTAGTGTACTTAGAAAAGTAAATAAAAAAGTTATAGTTGCAGTTAATAAAATAGATAACTATGTTAAAGAAAAGGATGCTATATTTGAATTTTATGCTTTAGGGTTTGAAGACGTAGTACCTATTTCTGCAGAACATAAAGTTAATCTTGGAGACTTACTTGATTTAGCTGTTGAAAAGTTTCCAGTAGATGATAGAGAAATAGATGAAGATACTTTAGCTATAGCTGTACTAGGAAGACCAAATGCAGGTAAATCTTCTTTTGTTAATAAGATACTTAATAAAGAAAGAAGTATAGTAAGTGATATAGCAGGAACAACTCGTGATTCTATAGATTCTAGTTTTATGTATAAAGAACAAAAGTATACTATAATAGATACAGCTGGTATTAGAAGAAAATCTAAGGTTGAAGATGATATAGAGTATTATTCAGTATTAAGAGCAATTAAGGCTATAGAAAGAGCTAATGTTTGTGTGTTAATGTTAGATGCTACAGAACTTTTAACTGAACAAGATAAAAGAATTGCAGGTTTAATATATGAAGAAAAAAAACCTATGATTATAGCGATAAATAAATGGGATTTAATAGAGAAAGATAATAAGACTGTAAAAGAATTTACAGATCTTGTAAAAGCAGATATGCCATTTTTAGATTATGTACCAGTAGTAACTATGTCTGCATTAACAGGTAAAAGAGCTATAAATATTGTAGATATGGTAAAAGAAATAAATGAGGAATATAATAAGAAGATATCAACAGGGGTACTAAACCAAGTTCTTGAAGAAATAATGGCTAAAAATCCAGTTCCTACAAGAAAAGGAAGAGCTGTTAAAATTAATTATGCAACTCAAGTTGGGCAAGCACCTCCTAAGTTTGTGTTCTTCTCAAATAATCCAGATCTTATACATTTTTCTTATCAAAGATATATAGAAAATAACTTGAGAGAATATTTTGGATTTGAAGGTTGTCCTATAGAAATAATATTTAATAAAAAATCATAG
- a CDS encoding IMPACT family protein, with protein sequence MKTIEKETSIEFLEKKSRFIGYIKPVNTVLDAEKFIKKISEKHFDATHNVYAYKVVENNQEYFKFNDNGEPLNTAGKPMAEIINRLDVSNLVIVSTRYFGGVKLGAGGLIRNYAKCAKLAIIEAGIIEYVPKSIVLLDYEYTKSAEMDMFLEKNNIEIIEKTYNERVSLKISISDENLKKLKEIKGIIIIEL encoded by the coding sequence ATGAAAACTATAGAAAAAGAAACTAGTATAGAATTTTTAGAAAAAAAATCTAGATTTATAGGATATATTAAACCTGTTAATACGGTATTAGATGCAGAAAAGTTTATTAAAAAAATAAGTGAAAAACATTTTGATGCTACACATAATGTTTATGCATATAAGGTAGTGGAAAATAATCAGGAATATTTTAAATTTAATGATAATGGTGAGCCTTTAAATACAGCTGGTAAACCTATGGCTGAAATAATAAACAGGTTAGATGTTTCAAACTTAGTAATAGTATCTACTAGATATTTTGGTGGTGTAAAACTTGGAGCAGGTGGGCTTATTAGGAATTATGCAAAATGTGCAAAGTTAGCTATAATCGAGGCTGGAATAATAGAATATGTACCTAAAAGTATAGTACTTTTAGATTATGAATATACTAAATCAGCTGAAATGGACATGTTTTTAGAAAAAAATAATATAGAAATTATAGAGAAAACATACAATGAAAGAGTATCACTTAAAATAAGTATAAGTGATGAAAATTTAAAAAAATTAAAAGAAATTAAGGGGATAATAATAATAGAACTTTAA
- a CDS encoding D-alanine--D-alanine ligase, producing MKVAVIYGGISSEREVSINTGREISSNLDKNKYEVTEILLDKKEDIFKIIGMDIEFAYIALHGEFGEDGTVQSVLEILNIPYSGPGIMTSSLCIDKDITKAVVRDAGVRVIDGISVKKGEKVEFSKLNLGEKVILKPNKGGSSIGIYFATNQEELEYGLNEVFKIDDEVVIERVITGVEISVPIINGKVYPTVLIEPLKDTFFDYKSKYENGGAREYVYTFEEKIQKEINEFTLKAYNAIKCKGFARIDYLIMDNVVYFLEVNTLPGMTKNSLLPKSTASLGYSYSETLDLLIGASLEK from the coding sequence ATGAAGGTTGCTGTAATTTATGGAGGAATTTCATCAGAACGTGAAGTATCTATTAATACAGGACGTGAAATATCTTCAAATCTTGATAAAAATAAATATGAAGTTACTGAAATACTTTTAGATAAAAAAGAAGATATTTTTAAAATTATAGGAATGGATATAGAATTTGCATATATTGCTTTACATGGTGAATTTGGTGAAGATGGTACTGTTCAATCTGTACTTGAAATATTAAATATACCATATTCAGGTCCTGGAATTATGACAAGTTCTTTATGTATAGATAAGGATATTACTAAAGCAGTTGTCAGAGATGCTGGAGTTAGAGTAATAGATGGTATATCTGTTAAAAAAGGTGAAAAGGTAGAATTTTCTAAACTTAATTTAGGTGAAAAGGTTATTTTAAAACCTAATAAAGGTGGATCAAGTATAGGGATATATTTTGCAACTAATCAAGAAGAATTAGAATATGGATTAAATGAAGTATTTAAAATAGATGATGAAGTAGTTATTGAAAGAGTTATAACAGGTGTGGAAATATCTGTACCTATAATAAATGGAAAAGTATATCCAACTGTTTTAATAGAACCATTAAAAGATACTTTTTTTGACTATAAATCAAAGTATGAAAATGGTGGAGCACGTGAATATGTTTATACTTTTGAAGAAAAAATTCAAAAAGAAATAAATGAATTTACATTGAAAGCATATAACGCAATAAAATGTAAAGGATTTGCAAGAATAGATTATTTAATAATGGATAATGTTGTATACTTCTTAGAAGTTAATACATTACCTGGAATGACTAAAAATTCGTTATTACCTAAATCTACTGCAAGTCTTGGATATTCATATTCAGAAACATTAGATTTATTGATAGGAGCATCATTAGAAAAATGA
- a CDS encoding STAS domain-containing protein, translating to MDDFLYVNIEGRYIFKILGKATMKNSKNLSDFIDLNFDEIVDLSFEMSETIYMDSTFLGMIAKIAIELKTKKNKKLVVLNPSQEAKGFLKQTGITKFIDIINEEEIKSESLEAISLETNDNMNDKSRYILEMHEVLMNLNDENKKVFQSVVDAMKKVVK from the coding sequence ATGGATGATTTTTTATACGTTAATATAGAAGGAAGATATATTTTTAAAATATTGGGTAAAGCTACTATGAAAAACTCTAAAAATCTTTCAGATTTTATAGATTTAAATTTTGATGAAATAGTAGATCTTTCATTTGAAATGTCTGAAACTATATATATGGATTCAACTTTTCTTGGTATGATAGCTAAAATTGCTATAGAATTAAAAACTAAGAAAAATAAAAAACTTGTAGTTTTAAATCCTAGTCAGGAAGCTAAAGGATTTTTAAAACAAACTGGTATTACAAAGTTTATTGATATAATAAATGAAGAAGAAATAAAATCAGAAAGTTTAGAAGCTATTAGTTTAGAAACAAATGATAATATGAATGATAAATCTAGATATATACTTGAAATGCATGAAGTTCTTATGAATTTAAATGATGAGAATAAGAAAGTGTTTCAATCTGTAGTAGATGCGATGAAAAAGGTGGTAAAATAA
- a CDS encoding Hsp33 family molecular chaperone HslO: MILRGVSKSLKFEILDTTNLVKEVINHTNLDVMYTERVAKLSTLAAILAQDIKSSNTRSSITLKTKGALKNVIAKTTINSNVAVKVDVDSEKHEELIKAISNDNKEKIKELYNLDGSTLQIMVDYGLKTPYTSLFVIEDNLLELAMNEYFERSEQTKSILVCSVKYNEDMSVAKSSGLLIQLLPDGDEEVLNFVGNKLTRLTSITDMLYNNFSLERIAHLIFENDIEIFENEDKYKGLPYDKLPMIEDIKILEITDVNYECDCNDTYMKRALTTSISEKEIDEIITEDGFIEIECSFCGKKYRYNSLSEVY, encoded by the coding sequence ATGATATTACGTGGAGTAAGTAAAAGTTTAAAATTTGAAATATTAGATACAACAAATTTAGTAAAAGAGGTTATAAACCATACTAATTTAGATGTTATGTATACTGAAAGAGTTGCAAAACTTTCAACTCTAGCTGCGATATTAGCACAAGATATTAAATCAAGTAATACAAGATCAAGTATTACATTAAAAACTAAAGGAGCTTTAAAAAATGTTATAGCTAAAACTACAATAAATTCAAATGTTGCAGTTAAAGTAGATGTTGATAGTGAAAAACATGAAGAATTAATTAAGGCAATTAGTAATGATAATAAAGAAAAGATAAAAGAATTATATAATTTGGATGGATCAACTTTACAAATTATGGTAGATTATGGATTAAAAACACCATATACTTCTTTATTTGTTATAGAAGATAATTTATTAGAACTTGCAATGAATGAATATTTTGAAAGATCAGAACAAACTAAGAGTATATTAGTATGTTCTGTTAAATATAACGAGGATATGAGTGTTGCAAAAAGTTCAGGTTTATTAATACAACTATTACCAGATGGAGATGAAGAAGTATTAAACTTTGTAGGTAATAAACTTACAAGATTAACATCTATTACAGATATGCTATATAATAATTTTAGTCTTGAAAGAATAGCACATTTAATATTTGAAAATGATATAGAAATATTTGAAAATGAAGATAAGTATAAAGGCTTACCTTATGATAAATTACCTATGATAGAGGATATAAAAATACTTGAAATTACAGATGTTAATTATGAGTGTGATTGTAATGATACATATATGAAAAGAGCCTTAACTACATCTATTAGTGAAAAAGAAATTGATGAAATTATAACAGAAGATGGATTTATAGAAATAGAATGTAGTTTTTGTGGTAAGAAATATAGATATAATAGTTTAAGTGAGGTATATTAA
- a CDS encoding NAD(P)-dependent oxidoreductase, with amino-acid sequence MKIGVIAANGKAGSLIVKEAVERGLDVTAIVREENKTAASKYIIKDLMNLNTEDLKEFDVVINAFGTWREDTLHLHSETLKHLSDVLSGTNTRLLVVGGAGSLYLDDTLTKHLFEADDFEEEYRPLASAMGRSLDELRKRNDVKWTYVSPAADFDFEGEKTGKYILAGEVFTVNSKGDSYISYADYAKAMVDEAVNGKNIGKRISVLGE; translated from the coding sequence ATGAAAATAGGAGTAATAGCAGCTAATGGTAAAGCTGGAAGTTTGATAGTAAAAGAAGCAGTAGAGAGAGGATTAGATGTAACAGCTATAGTAAGAGAAGAAAATAAGACGGCAGCATCTAAGTATATTATAAAAGATTTAATGAATTTAAACACTGAAGATTTAAAAGAATTTGATGTTGTTATAAATGCTTTTGGAACATGGAGAGAAGATACATTACATTTACATTCTGAAACACTTAAACACTTATCTGATGTTTTATCGGGAACTAATACAAGATTATTAGTAGTAGGTGGAGCAGGAAGTCTATATCTAGATGATACTTTAACTAAACATTTATTTGAAGCTGATGATTTTGAAGAAGAATATAGACCACTTGCAAGTGCTATGGGTAGATCACTTGATGAATTAAGAAAAAGAAATGATGTTAAATGGACATATGTAAGTCCTGCAGCAGATTTTGATTTTGAAGGAGAAAAAACAGGTAAATATATATTAGCAGGAGAAGTATTTACAGTTAATTCAAAAGGTGATAGCTACATAAGTTATGCAGATTATGCTAAGGCTATGGTAGATGAAGCTGTAAACGGTAAAAATATAGGGAAACGTATTAGTGTATTAGGTGAATAA
- a CDS encoding Rrf2 family transcriptional regulator — translation MQISTRYSIALHILTCIEIYEDKDKVTSDYLAESIQVNPVIIRKILQQLKSANIVKVNRGTGGAHLLKEAKDISMYEVYMAVSCIKKEGLFNLHDNPNPECPVGKNIKNTLDEKFYQIQKVMEDKMKSISLKDIVDDII, via the coding sequence ATGCAGATTTCAACTCGTTATAGCATAGCTCTTCATATATTAACATGTATAGAGATTTATGAAGATAAAGATAAAGTAACTAGTGATTATTTAGCAGAAAGTATACAGGTAAACCCTGTTATAATTCGTAAAATACTACAACAACTAAAATCAGCAAATATAGTTAAGGTAAATAGAGGAACAGGTGGAGCACATCTTCTAAAAGAGGCTAAAGATATATCTATGTATGAGGTATATATGGCAGTTAGTTGTATAAAAAAAGAAGGACTATTTAATCTTCATGATAATCCTAATCCAGAATGTCCAGTAGGGAAAAATATTAAGAATACTTTAGATGAAAAATTTTATCAAATTCAAAAAGTTATGGAAGATAAAATGAAGTCTATAAGTTTAAAGGATATAGTTGATGATATAATTTAA